The genomic stretch CGAGCACTTCGAGGCCGGCTACCACACGGTGCACCTGTGGACGTTGATCTGTCTGTCGCTGGGGATCCTGGGCCCCAACGAGCGCGAGTACCTCGGCGAGGACCTCAAGGAGGTCAACGTGTTTCACCCCGAATCGGCGGCGTGACGGCATCGGGGATGCCTGCGGGGCCCTTCGGCCCCGCTTGAATCCCGGTTTCGTCGTTCCATAGGTGAACCTACCCGGGAAAGGCGGGTGTTGGGGGGCTTTTTTCGGCACCCGGGCGCATTTTCCCCGGGGCCTTCAGGGGGAGATGGACGTCCGGCTGGTAAAAGGAGGAGCAGGATGCACGACCAGAGCACCGGGGCGCCACCCGGCCCCAGCCGCATCTTCAAACTGTTCGGCATTCTGGGCAACGCCCGGGTGTTCGCCTCGCATTCACCCGCCCTGTTCAACGCCGCTCTGCAGCATGCGGGCATCCATGGCGCCTATGTCCCGCTGCGGGTGGAGGCCGACCAGATCGGGGCGGCCCTGGGCGGCCTGCGGGCCCTGAATGTCGCCGGGGTGAACGTCACCGTACCCTTTAAGGAAACCGCCATCGCGCATCTGGACATCCTCTCCGAGGGTGCCAATATCATCGGCGCGATCAACACCATCGTCTGCAAGGGCGGCAAGCTCAAGGGCTTCAACACCAATGCGGTGGGCTTCATGAACGCCCTGGAAGCCGCGGGATTCTCGCCGGCGGGGCGCCCGGCGCTGGTCTTCGGCAGCGGCGGGGCGGCCCGCGCGGTGGTTTTCATGCTCAAATGGCTGCAGGCCCAGCCGATCTACGTGGTCGGACGCGATGCGGCCAAGACGGCCGCACTGGTGGAGGCCATCGGCGGGACGGCGATGGCGCCGGTCGATCTGGCGGCCCCGCTGGCGGCGGCGCTCGTGGTCAACGCCACGGCGGTCTCCAGCCCCGAGGAATCCTCCGAAATGCAGCGGCTGGTCCAGGGGCTGCAAGTCGCGGATTGCGACCTGCTGGTGGACCTCAACTACGGCCGCCGGCAGAACTTCTGGCGGGCCTGGGCCCGCAGCGCCGGCGCGCGCTTCATGGACGGGGTGCCGGTTCTGGTGCACCAGGCGCGGCGCAGTTTCGCCCTCTGGACGGGCGTCGAGGTCAAACCGGAGGTGTTTCTGAAGGCCCTGGATCTGGACGTCCGGGCCCTTTCCCCTGTGGCCGCCTGACGTCCGGCGGTGGCCGGCTTTCCCCGGGCCGGCCCGCTTCTCCCGTTGCTATCAGGCCCCCGATTCCCGGCAAGCGGGCGCGGTGCCGTTCGGCGCCTTGCTCTCTGCCCCGTTCGCCTTTGTCGCCACCGTTTCCGAAGCCCTTCAGACCTTCGGCCAGTTGCGCCAGTTTACGGTCCACCCGGCCGTTGATGCTCTCATCGGGGTAGGTGCCGTCGGCCTGTTTAGGGCCTGCGGGCACCCCGGTCAGAATCTCGATTCCCTGGTCGATGGTGCTGACGGCGTAGATTTGGAAGCGGCCCTCGCTCACGGCCGCCACCACGTCCTTGCGCAGCATGAGGTCCTTGACGTTGCTCGCGGGGATCATCACCCCCTGGGCGCCGGTCAGGCCGCGGCTGCGGCAGCAGTCGAAAAACCCCTCGATCTTCTGGTTGACCCCGCCGATGGCCTGGATTTCACCTTTCTGGTTGACAGACCCGGTGACCGCAATGTCCTGCCGGATGGGGGCCTCGGCGAGGCTGGAGAGCAGGGCGTAGATTTCGGTGGACGAGGCGCTGTCGCCGTCCACCCCGCTGTAGGACTGTTCGAAGGCGATGCTGGCGCTCACCGAGAGGGGTTTGTCCTGGGCGAATTTCTTGCGCAGGTAGCCGCTCAGGATCAGGACCCCCTTGTTGTGGGTGCTGCCGGACATGTCGGCCTCGCGCTCGATGTTGATGATCCCGGCGCGGCCCATGGCCGTGGTCGCGGTGATGCGCGAAGGCTTGCCGAACATGTAATCCCCCAGGGCATAGACGGCCAGGCCGTTGACCTGGCCGACGATCTCGCCGCTGACGTCGATCATCAGGGTGCCGCGGTCGATCATCTCTTGGATGTGCTCTTCCACCAGGTTGGCGCGGTAGATGCGGGCCTCGATGGCCCGGTCCACGTGCCGGTCGCTTATGGTGGCAGCGGTCTCCTGGGCGGCCCAGAAATCGGCTTCGCGGATCAGATCGCGGATGGCGGGGAAGCTGGTGGATATTTTCTCCTGGCGGCCCGTCATCCGGACCGCCTGCTCCACCAGCGCCGCCACCGCGCCGCGGTCGAAGGGCTTGAGCTTTTCCTCGTCGCCGACCATCCGGACAAACTCCGCAAACTGGCGGATACTGGTGTCGGTCTTGGGCATCGCAGTGTCGAAATCCGCCCGGACCTTGAAGATTTTCGGCAGGTCCTCGTCGTAGGTCAGCAGCAGCTGGTAGAGGTAATTGTCGGAGATCAGGACGACCTTGACATCCAGGTCGATGGCTTCGGGTTTGAGGCTGGTGGTGGTGAACAGGTAGAAGGGGTCGTAGGTCTGGATCTCGAGTTTTTGACTCTTGAGGGCCCGTTTGAGGGACTGCCAGACCCCGGGCTCCACGATGGCGTCCAGCAGGTTGAAGACCAGGGCGCCGCCGTTGGCCTTGAGCAGCGAGCCGGCCTTGATCTTGCTGAAATCGGTGCGCCAGACGCCGGTGCGGTCCACCACGCGCTCGATGCTGCCGAAGATGTTGCGGTAGGTGGGGTAGGCTTCGATCACCACCGGCGGCCCCTGCTGGTCGCTGTTGTCCACCAGCAGGTTGACCTGGTAAGGCTGGAAGTGGTCCACCTCGGGCATAAAGGCCAGCATGCCCGCGGCCTGCCCCTGGGGCTGGGGTTCGAAGATCTTGAGGTTGGCGCCCATGTCGTTGAGCATCTCGTCGAGATAGGTGCGGATCGCCTCCTGGTTGAAGCGTTCGACGATCGGGGCGGCCAAATCGGCGGCGGTTTTCATGAACGTGGCGCGGTCCATCTGCTCCAGCTTTTCCTGGACCTCCTTTTGCAGGTCGCGCACCTCCAGGAAGATCTGGTCGATCTGACCCCGCAGGGCGGTGTACTTGGCCTGCAGCTCCTCGTACTCCGCTTTGGGAAAGCGGCCCTTTTCGACCATCGCCTCCAACTGCTCGATGGGCACCGGGTTGCCGTCCACGATGGGCATCAGCTCCGGGCGCCGGAACTGCCCCATCTGGATGTTGACCATCGAAAAGCCCTCTTCCCGGACCTTCTGGTCCAGCCCCTTGAGAAACCCGTTGGCCTTGCGCTCATAGGTTTCCATGACCTCCTTCTTGGAGCTGATATACTCCTGGCTTTCGAAGAGCTGGGGGATTTGTTTGCGCAGGGTTTCCAGCAGCTCGCGGACGCTCTCCCGCAGGGCGGCCCCGGTGCCCCCCTTGAGGCGCAGCAGCACCGGCCTTTCTGGGTTTTTAAACGAGTTGACATAACACAGGTCGTCGGGCACGTGGTCGTCGGCGACCATTTCCTCCAGCAGCTTCTTGACCGTCGACATGCGCCCCGAGCCGGCGGTGCCGGTGACAAAGACGTTGTAGCCGGGTTTTTTCATGTTGATCCCGAAGCGAAAGGCCTCCAGGGCCCGCTGCTGGCCGATGATCTCTTTGAGGGGGGGCAGCTCGGCGGTGCTTTCAAAGGGCAGCGACGCCGGGTCCAGGCGCCAGCGGAGTTTTTCGACCGGGACTTCGGGAAGGGGGGCGGGTGTCGTCATCGGTAGCCTCCTGTGAGAAAATGGTCGTTGGGCGCGTCGTGGGGTGATGGCGGCGGGTCGGCGCGCCGTTCGGAGAGACGGGACGGGGCGGTCAATCGATTTCCAGGGGGACCCCGTAAGTCTCGTCGGGTGTGCGCTTGGGCATCACGATCTCCAGCGTCTGCTCGCGGCAGGTGGCCCGGATCTCCTCGGGTGCCACCGGGGCGGGCAGGGTCAGGCTGCGGCTGAAGGACCGGGTCTGCTTCTCGACCTGGTAGTGGCCCTCGTCCTGACTGCCGCTCTCCGACTGGCTCGTGCCCCGGATGGTGAGGGTGTTGCCGCTGATCGAGATGTCCAGCTCGGCGGGCTTGATGCCCACCAGCCGGGCCCGCAGAACCACCGCCGACTCGTTCTCCTGCAGCTCCAGGGACGACAGGCCGAAGCTTTGGGAGGGAAAGGCCGGTACGCCGAAGTCGGCGTAGAAGCGCTTGAAAACCCGGTCCATCTCCTTTCGCAGTTGGTCGATTTCGCGTTTTTTCCATGAGGTCAGTTCGGTCATGCCAAAACCTCCTTCTTCGATGTGCAGCTCGGGGCGGGATGGGGGGACAGCCGCCTTGCCGGGCGGATGCACGGCGGCGTGGTGGACCCTGGGGGGGTGTCGTTGGGCGACGACCGCTGGCTTAAAGGCCAAAGACCGACTGACGGGGCAGGGCGCCGGGGGGCTCAATTCCGGCGGTCGAAGCCTGTCCGACACCCGGATCTCCCTATGGGTGCATTTTAAAGCAACCGGCCGCAGATGCAAGCCCTTTGTTGCGCCCAGCGGGTTTTGGCCGCCGCCGGTGGGGGTGGGGACCGGATCGGCCGCCTTTTTGTTTGACATCCCGGGGGGCTTATCTCTACCCTGGGCCCCATCGGGACCCGCCCGCCGCCCCGGATCGCCGAAGTCGGTTTTTCGGCCCGGGTGCCGTCGGGCCGTCCGCAAGTGAAGTGGAAAGGAAACCTTGCCATGCAGCACGCCTGCCGCGTTTCATGCCTGATGCTTTTAATGATCCTGCTGCTCGTCGGGATTGCCGGCGGGGCGGCGCCGTCGCCGGATACGGCCCCCGCAACGCCCGAAGACCCGTCCCAGTCGGCTGCGGGCGGGGTCACCAGCGCCCGCGAAGACGTCGCCCGGCAGTTGGAAGGGTTGGCCCAGCGCACCCCCCTGGGATGGCAGTGGGAGACCATCGAGAAAATCACCCACTGGGGGATCTCCCTGCCCGCCAAGGTTCCGGAGTTGATGGACTTTCTCATCGACCAGGGGCGGCTGCTGGGCGTTGTGGGGTCGCTGGTGATGCTGCTTCTGATGCTGGTGGTTTTTTACAGCCTGATCGGGTATCGGCGGGTGTTGCAGCGGGTGGAGGAGAGAATTCATCCGCTCCTGGCGCGCCTGCCGGCGGGGGTGGTCCCCTATTGCCATTCGGCCTTGCGGGTGGTGGTGGCCTCGCTGATTCCTCTTGTCCTGCTGGGGATCCTGACGGCGGCCAACGCACTTATCCGCTACCGGGCGCCCTGGTTTCTCCTGACCCAGCGGCTGCTGGGCCTCTGGGCATTGGGCGCTCTGCTGAAGCACCTGCTGCACGAAATTCTCGTGGGCGATCTGCTGCCGGTTCCGTCCGACTACGGCCAAACCCTCTACCGGCTTGCCCGGGTGGGCATTTTTTATGTGCTCCTGGGGCTGGCGGTGGTGTGGGGCGCGGCGGCTTTTGACCTGCCGGCGGACGTGCTGGCCCTGACCCAATTCGCCATCGCGCTGTCCATCGTTGTCGTGGGGTTTCTGCTGCTGCTGAACAAAAAGGCGATTCTCTCCCTGGTGCCCGATCTGCCGTATCCGATCTTCCAGGGGTTTCGCAAACTGCTGGGGCGCCTCTATCACCCCCTGGTTTTTTTGACCTTTTTCGCCGGCCTGCTGTGGTGCTTGGGCTACCGGCAGTTCGCGCATTTCGCGGTGGTGCGCACCTGGGGGCTGATGGGGGTCTTTATCCTGGTCATGCTGGCCTATCACCTGCTGCGCCAGCGGATTCAGCAGCAGGCCGCCCGCAAGGACCTGGGCCAGGAAGAGGCCGCGGTGTTTTTCCGGGCCTTGCAGTCCCTGCTGCTTTACGGGATCGTGGTCATCATGGTGGTGGCGGCCTCGGCCGTCATCGGGGCCCTCAGCCCGCTGCGGACCCTCATGTCGATTCCGCTGCCGTTGACCCAAAACACCACCATCTCGTTGTGGGTGCTTCTCAAGGCCGGCGTCCTGCTGGCGTCCTTCTTCTTTCTGGCGCGCCTGCTGGAGGCCTACCTGGACTACCGCATCTACCCCGCCATGGGGATCGACCCGGGGCTGGCCTACGCCCTCAACACCTTCTTCAAGTACATGATCATCGCCCTGGGGGTATTGATCTCGCTGCACATCGTGGGGCTCGACCTGCGGGTGCTGATGGTGTTCGCCGGCGCCATCGGCGTGGGCATCGGCTTCGGCCTGCAGAGCATGGCCGCCAACCTGATCAGCGGCTTCACCCTGATTTTCGGCGGCACGGTGCGGCGCGGGGACTGGATCCAGGTGGGGGATACGGTCGGGGTGGTGACCGACATCTTTTTGCGTGCCACGCGCGTCAAAACCCGGGACAACGTGGAGTACCTGATTCCCAATTCCGACTTTGTCTCCAGCACCATCGTGAACTTCACCCTCTCCTCGGCGATGATCCGGATTGCGATTCCCGTGGGGGTCTCCTATAACGCCGACCCCCACAGGGTCCGGGATATCCTGCTGCACTGCGCCCGCAACGAACCCCTGGCGACCCAATTCAAGTCTCCCCTGGTGCGGTTCACCTCTTACGGAGAGAGTTCCATCGATTTCGAGCTGCTGGTCTGGATCGATGCCCGCAAGGTGGCCCGGCGGCGGATCCGCAGCCGCCTCTATTTCGCCATATTTGCAGCCCTCAAGGAGGCCGGGATCGAAATTCCCTTTCCCCAGCGGGACCTGCACCTGCGCTCCGGATTCGGCGGCCCGGGGCAAGCCCCGCCGGCGGTTGCGGCTGCCCCCGGTCAGCCGCGGGGCGCAGATCCCCTGCCGGAGACCTGAGCCGGCCGTTTGACGGGTTCCCGGTTCAGCCCCCGCGCCGCTCGGGATGGGGGTTTTGCCGTTCCGGCAGGGGGCATTTGCGGCCGTCGGCATCCACCCGCACGAAGGTGACCCGGGTGGCGAAGACTTCCCTGGCTGCCTCCGCGCCCGGGGCGTCGGCGAAGACCTCCACCCGGAAGCGCACCGAGGAGCGCCCCTGGTCCAGGCGGGTGACCCAGAAGCGCAGGATCGAGCCGCTGATCACCTTCTCGCGGAACTGTATCTCGTCCATGCCTGCGGTCACCATGGTGCATCCCCGATATTGGAGGGAGGCGGCGATCCAGGCGAACTCGTCGACCCACTTGAGCATCACCCCGCCGAAGAGGTAGCCGTGGTGGTTGAGGTGCTCCGGCCTGACGACGGTATAGCTTTCCATGACGGTCTCTCTGGGAAACGCTTGTTGCGATGCGGCGCAACTCGGCCATAGGCTTTTTGCGGCAGACACACGACTGGCCGGCTTTGTCCTGGCCAAGCGCCGCCGGCGGCCTGAAGTACGCACTACAGGAGGCTGGGGCTGCATGGCAAGCACTTTCCAGCCGGTGGCCCGGGGTGCCCTCCGCCGGCGGCCCACCCTTGACGCTGCCTCACCGAGCGACTATCGTTGGTCGTGCTGCCGCAGTTGACCGCTATGTCCCACTGGTGAAAGGATTCCCCCGATGCCGACTTTCTCCTCTTTGCCCCATTTCCCGTCGACCTGCATGCGGCCTTCCAAGTCTGCTGCCCTGCGCTGGGCGCCCCTGCTCCTCCTTGGGCTCCTGCTGCTGGCCTGCGGGGGCCGTTCGGGGACCTTAAACGGTGCCGCCGTCCCCGGCCATTACGACTTCGAGGGGGGGCCAGCGCCCGCCTGGCAACCCGACAAGCGCCTTTCAATCGGCGCCAACCACGTCCTGGGGGTCTTCAACAACCGCAACCCGCGCCACCCGCCCGGGACGCGCTTGACCCTCCACGGACTTGCGGCGGGGGCGCCGCTGACTCTGACCTTCGACCTCTTCCTGATCGGCACCTGGGACAGCGGCGGGGAACTGGCCGACCGCTGGGAGCTTCGCGCCGGCGATGGGCCGCCGCTGCTCACCCTGACCGCTTTCCCGAACGCTTTCAGCGACCCGGATGAAACCCTGCCGGTGGGCAACAGCGGATGGGTCACCCTCTATGGGCAGCCGCGGGCTTACTGGGTGGTGCGGCAGTCGGTGATCATTCCACCGGATCGCTTTGCGGACGGCAGCTTGGTGCTGACCTTCAGCGCCGCCGTGACCGGCCGCAGAACCGAGTTTTGGGCTCTGGACGCGGTGGAGATCACCCCGGCCGGCGACCGCT from Desulfobacteraceae bacterium encodes the following:
- a CDS encoding oxidoreductase; translation: EHFEAGYHTVHLWTLICLSLGILGPNEREYLGEDLKEVNVFHPESAA
- a CDS encoding shikimate dehydrogenase codes for the protein MHDQSTGAPPGPSRIFKLFGILGNARVFASHSPALFNAALQHAGIHGAYVPLRVEADQIGAALGGLRALNVAGVNVTVPFKETAIAHLDILSEGANIIGAINTIVCKGGKLKGFNTNAVGFMNALEAAGFSPAGRPALVFGSGGAARAVVFMLKWLQAQPIYVVGRDAAKTAALVEAIGGTAMAPVDLAAPLAAALVVNATAVSSPEESSEMQRLVQGLQVADCDLLVDLNYGRRQNFWRAWARSAGARFMDGVPVLVHQARRSFALWTGVEVKPEVFLKALDLDVRALSPVAA
- a CDS encoding AAA family ATPase, which gives rise to MTTPAPLPEVPVEKLRWRLDPASLPFESTAELPPLKEIIGQQRALEAFRFGINMKKPGYNVFVTGTAGSGRMSTVKKLLEEMVADDHVPDDLCYVNSFKNPERPVLLRLKGGTGAALRESVRELLETLRKQIPQLFESQEYISSKKEVMETYERKANGFLKGLDQKVREEGFSMVNIQMGQFRRPELMPIVDGNPVPIEQLEAMVEKGRFPKAEYEELQAKYTALRGQIDQIFLEVRDLQKEVQEKLEQMDRATFMKTAADLAAPIVERFNQEAIRTYLDEMLNDMGANLKIFEPQPQGQAAGMLAFMPEVDHFQPYQVNLLVDNSDQQGPPVVIEAYPTYRNIFGSIERVVDRTGVWRTDFSKIKAGSLLKANGGALVFNLLDAIVEPGVWQSLKRALKSQKLEIQTYDPFYLFTTTSLKPEAIDLDVKVVLISDNYLYQLLLTYDEDLPKIFKVRADFDTAMPKTDTSIRQFAEFVRMVGDEEKLKPFDRGAVAALVEQAVRMTGRQEKISTSFPAIRDLIREADFWAAQETAATISDRHVDRAIEARIYRANLVEEHIQEMIDRGTLMIDVSGEIVGQVNGLAVYALGDYMFGKPSRITATTAMGRAGIINIEREADMSGSTHNKGVLILSGYLRKKFAQDKPLSVSASIAFEQSYSGVDGDSASSTEIYALLSSLAEAPIRQDIAVTGSVNQKGEIQAIGGVNQKIEGFFDCCRSRGLTGAQGVMIPASNVKDLMLRKDVVAAVSEGRFQIYAVSTIDQGIEILTGVPAGPKQADGTYPDESINGRVDRKLAQLAEGLKGFGNGGDKGERGREQGAERHRARLPGIGGLIATGEAGRPGESRPPPDVRRPQGKGPGRPDPGPSETPPV
- a CDS encoding Hsp20/alpha crystallin family protein, translating into MTELTSWKKREIDQLRKEMDRVFKRFYADFGVPAFPSQSFGLSSLELQENESAVVLRARLVGIKPAELDISISGNTLTIRGTSQSESGSQDEGHYQVEKQTRSFSRSLTLPAPVAPEEIRATCREQTLEIVMPKRTPDETYGVPLEID
- a CDS encoding mechanosensitive ion channel, which gives rise to MQHACRVSCLMLLMILLLVGIAGGAAPSPDTAPATPEDPSQSAAGGVTSAREDVARQLEGLAQRTPLGWQWETIEKITHWGISLPAKVPELMDFLIDQGRLLGVVGSLVMLLLMLVVFYSLIGYRRVLQRVEERIHPLLARLPAGVVPYCHSALRVVVASLIPLVLLGILTAANALIRYRAPWFLLTQRLLGLWALGALLKHLLHEILVGDLLPVPSDYGQTLYRLARVGIFYVLLGLAVVWGAAAFDLPADVLALTQFAIALSIVVVGFLLLLNKKAILSLVPDLPYPIFQGFRKLLGRLYHPLVFLTFFAGLLWCLGYRQFAHFAVVRTWGLMGVFILVMLAYHLLRQRIQQQAARKDLGQEEAAVFFRALQSLLLYGIVVIMVVAASAVIGALSPLRTLMSIPLPLTQNTTISLWVLLKAGVLLASFFFLARLLEAYLDYRIYPAMGIDPGLAYALNTFFKYMIIALGVLISLHIVGLDLRVLMVFAGAIGVGIGFGLQSMAANLISGFTLIFGGTVRRGDWIQVGDTVGVVTDIFLRATRVKTRDNVEYLIPNSDFVSSTIVNFTLSSAMIRIAIPVGVSYNADPHRVRDILLHCARNEPLATQFKSPLVRFTSYGESSIDFELLVWIDARKVARRRIRSRLYFAIFAALKEAGIEIPFPQRDLHLRSGFGGPGQAPPAVAAAPGQPRGADPLPET
- a CDS encoding acyl-CoA thioesterase — translated: MESYTVVRPEHLNHHGYLFGGVMLKWVDEFAWIAASLQYRGCTMVTAGMDEIQFREKVISGSILRFWVTRLDQGRSSVRFRVEVFADAPGAEAAREVFATRVTFVRVDADGRKCPLPERQNPHPERRGG